Within the Phaseolus vulgaris cultivar G19833 chromosome 9, P. vulgaris v2.0, whole genome shotgun sequence genome, the region GAGATGGTGGTTCTCTTGGCAGGGTCGGCCACGAGAATCTTGGAGATCAACCTCTTGGATTCGGGGGAAAACCAGGGTGGGAAATCAAATTCGGCTCTCAGGACTTTGTTATACATGGTCATCAGATTCTCGTGCTGGAAGGGGAGAAAGCCCGCCAGAAGAACGTACAGAACGACGCCGCATGACCAGATATCGGCTTTTGACCCGTCGTACCCTTTTTTTCTCAGGACTTCCGGCGCCACGTAGGCAGGGGTCCCGCACTGCGTGTGGAGGAGTCCGTCGTAACGAAGCTGCTCCGGCAGCGCAGACAAACCGAAGTCGGAGATTTTGAGGTTCCCGTCGTCGTCCAGGAGGAGATTCTCCGGTTTGAGATCGCGGTGGGAGACCCCTCTGCTGTGGCAGTAATCAATGGCGCTGATCAATTGCTGGAAGTATCTGCGGGCCAGATCTTCTTTCAGTTTGCCTTTGGAGATTTTGGAGAAGAGTTCGCCGCCACGCACGTATTCCATGACGAAGAAGATTTTTGTCTTCGTCGCCATCACTTCCTTGAGTTCCACCACGTTTGGATGTCGCACCAAACGCATAACCGAGATTTCGCGTTTGATCTGTTCCATCATCCCTTCCTTCCGCACCTGCTCTTTGCTCATTACTTTGATCGCCACGCTCTCGCCCGTGCTTATTTGCTTCCCGTAATACACTTTGGCAAACGTCCCCTTACCGAGAAGCCTCCCCATCTCGTACTTTCCGAACACCGTGTGACACTCTTCCATTGAGTCACTCACTGATAATCACTCACAGACtcactttttcttcttccttttcaggTGCTGTACGGTGGATTGTGAAaccccatttttttttttttctttcaagagGATTCTGAGAAAaagttttgttaaaaaaatgtttggAGGAGAGAAGCACTTATAAGAGAGTGATGATGGTTAAGTGGTTTGGTTTTAGGGTGTGGAAGTAAACCATTGGAGCGAACGGTATTTAGTTTTGGTGGGGCTTACCCAAAACCCATAGATTCAAAGATAATGCATGGCTCTCCCATAACCTCACCCATCTCAAAATGGGCCACGCTGCATTATTGGCGTTAAGTGCAATTTCCTTGTTCCTCTCACAACACAAAACCCATCTTCCAAGTCTCTTCATTCTATAGATTCTATAGTTTCTCAATTTCCATTGCTTAATTGCAAATTCTTACTGTTTACTGTGTTTTTTTTCTAATCCAGGGCATTAAACATTAACATCTTAATCTAATAAAATCCTCTGTAAACTATTTAAATCCTTCACTCAACCCTGTTgcaataaaattttgtttttataattttatacagCAATACACTATTTTTGTACGTTTATTTATGGTGGAATTTGTTGTGAATCTGATGAAAGTTAGGAGCAGTTTTGTGGTTCTCCTAAAAGCATAAAAGTATGATGCGTTTTTATGTTTAATGATTTTGTGGCATTTGCGCAACTCCGTAATACTAAATGAGATTCTTTTGCCATGTTTGTTGACTATTTATTGGTTTCTTCTCAATTGCGCTTAAGTAAAAAATCTCAATATCGTATTCgtttagaagaaaaataaaaattgtgttttcattatGTCTTACAGAACGACAATTACTGAAATACGTTCGTATCTGAAAAGCTAAAGgtctaataaataaaatacacaacaaaaattatgataaatCGGACACAGGACGACCGAatgtattaataaataatatcaaCTAATAAATACGTAGTAAATGTAGTTACTATTCAACATTGAACAAGTTAAAGACACGTTGAAAAACGTTTCTGCAATATCGGGAAACCATTATGCACGATCTGGAGACCACTAGTCATAATACATGTCTTGGCAGCCAACCATCCAGCCCACGTAGGAAGAGGCTCAAGTCAACTTATATAAGGGACTTTTGAAAGGGAGAAAATGTATGTTTTTGATATCCTGAGAGACTAAACTATTCACTAGCACTGAGTTGAGCATCGAAGTGCAATCGCAGATACCCCGCCGACCGACGAAGCACGCGTGAAGGAGGAAGAAGTTTGAAGAATTGAGAAGATTATTGTTGGCACGACAACAAATTGTGTATCGAGTGGATCAACCTTACTCAGGCTCTGTCATCCACGCAGTTACAATACACTTTtgttgttattaaaaaaaaaaatggtggtgGACCGGAAAATGTTTGGTTGGGCATGATTTCATTGTTCTTTACTTGCAATTAATGTGTTAGGGTTTAGGTGTTGGTTCATACTGGGAGTAGAATTTattggtaattttttttatttttgcagtatttgtttattttaatgtGGTCTCCAAGGTTGACGGATCAACTTGGTGCTTGAGTCAATTGATTTTTGCAATGTccttttacataatttatagtTGGTAAACTCCTTTAAAGTTTAGCAATAGTTGTGATTTATAACaatattttctttcaaaaaaagTAACTTtagttttagaaaaataaagcGATCTTTATAAATCTTAAAATGTGTAATTTATGACTTTTTTGAATAGTTTTTAATatgctttttaaaataaaactagctTTTTTACGTTGGAGTGAgactaattatttaaaaattatttttcaacaaaattacctgaacaaatatttattataaccataaacaattatataaaaGGTGCTATTAGAatcatttaattttcataacatTTCATCAATGGTGAGAAGTTGAAAATGATAAATTAGTTATTGACATATTAAATAaagcacaattttttttatagtcaAACATTgaagaaattaattaaattataaaaaaattatgttatttacacgtgtaaaaaatatttagtgtaCTTTCATTTTATATGTTATTCTCATAcatataatattaatcatatacATAAAA harbors:
- the LOC137820299 gene encoding CBL-interacting serine/threonine-protein kinase 5-like, whose product is MEECHTVFGKYEMGRLLGKGTFAKVYYGKQISTGESVAIKVMSKEQVRKEGMMEQIKREISVMRLVRHPNVVELKEVMATKTKIFFVMEYVRGGELFSKISKGKLKEDLARRYFQQLISAIDYCHSRGVSHRDLKPENLLLDDDGNLKISDFGLSALPEQLRYDGLLHTQCGTPAYVAPEVLRKKGYDGSKADIWSCGVVLYVLLAGFLPFQHENLMTMYNKVLRAEFDFPPWFSPESKRLISKILVADPAKRTTISAITRVPWFRKGFPLFSVADTCQVDKQEAVTEEGNNSKVPKFFNAFEFISSMSSGFDLSGLFETKRKTAAVFTSKCSAVAIVAKIAAAARGLSFTVAEMKDFKIRLQGTTEGRKGRLAVTAEVFEVAPEVAVVEFSKSAGDTLEYAKFCDEDVRPALKDIVWTWQGDATCAANVPVCHGEECQKQVVSTV